One genomic segment of Nonomuraea coxensis DSM 45129 includes these proteins:
- a CDS encoding class I SAM-dependent methyltransferase, producing MDLDAFRQLLTPRGRQALAEAGELTATGADPVAAATRLRRTYDAALTSAALTQAALRERARAKFGEDAGLMFFTPHGLEQSTRKEVAEHRARRLAGARVIDACCGIGGDLVALARAGCTVTAVDIDPLTVAVARANAEALGVADRVSVVEGNAGAVRPEDHDVLFADPARRTGRGRTFDPLAYSPPWPTVLDLVARARRACVKVAPGIPYSYLPESAETEWVSYKGEVKEATIWTGPGTRAMRRATLLPGGHTLSATGPERLAPVGALGRYVYEPDGAAIRAHLVREVAALVGGRLLDQQIAYIAADEPIDTPWAARYAVDEVMTFSLKKLRAALRERRIGNVTIKKRGSALDIERLRADLRLNGEKSAVIILTRIMERPYAFICDTSPGA from the coding sequence GTGGACCTCGACGCCTTCCGACAGCTCCTGACCCCCCGCGGCCGGCAGGCGCTCGCCGAGGCCGGGGAGCTGACCGCCACGGGGGCCGACCCGGTCGCCGCCGCGACGAGACTGCGCCGCACGTACGACGCCGCGCTCACCTCGGCCGCGCTCACCCAGGCGGCCCTTCGCGAGCGGGCGCGGGCGAAGTTCGGCGAGGACGCCGGGCTGATGTTCTTCACCCCGCACGGCCTGGAGCAGTCCACCCGCAAGGAGGTCGCCGAGCACCGCGCCCGCCGCCTGGCCGGGGCGCGCGTGATCGACGCCTGCTGCGGCATCGGCGGCGACCTCGTCGCACTGGCGCGCGCCGGCTGCACGGTGACCGCCGTGGACATCGACCCGCTGACCGTCGCCGTGGCCAGGGCGAACGCCGAGGCGCTCGGCGTCGCGGACCGGGTGAGCGTGGTCGAGGGCAACGCGGGGGCGGTGCGGCCCGAGGACCACGACGTGCTCTTCGCCGACCCGGCCCGGCGCACCGGGCGGGGGCGCACGTTCGACCCGCTGGCCTACTCGCCGCCGTGGCCGACGGTGCTCGACCTGGTGGCGCGGGCCCGTCGCGCCTGCGTCAAGGTCGCCCCTGGCATCCCCTACTCCTACCTGCCGGAGTCGGCGGAGACCGAGTGGGTCTCGTACAAGGGGGAGGTCAAGGAGGCGACCATCTGGACCGGCCCGGGCACCCGTGCCATGCGCCGCGCCACCCTGCTGCCCGGCGGCCACACCCTGTCCGCCACCGGCCCCGAGCGCCTCGCCCCGGTGGGCGCGCTGGGCCGTTACGTCTACGAGCCCGACGGGGCCGCCATCAGGGCGCACCTGGTGCGCGAGGTGGCCGCCCTGGTCGGCGGGCGGCTGCTCGACCAGCAGATCGCCTACATCGCGGCCGACGAGCCGATCGACACCCCGTGGGCCGCCCGTTACGCCGTGGACGAGGTGATGACGTTCTCGCTGAAGAAACTCCGGGCGGCGCTGCGTGAGCGACGGATCGGAAATGTCACCATCAAAAAGCGGGGCTCCGCTCTCGACATCGAACGGCTCCGGGCAGACCTGCGGCTCAATGGGGAAAAGTCAGCGGTAATCATCCTGACTCGCATCATGGAGCGCCCATATGCCTTCATCTGCGACACCTCCCCGGGTGCCTGA
- a CDS encoding MarR family winged helix-turn-helix transcriptional regulator encodes MDEPIDAVDEIIGQWARARPGVDVSPTGVIGRVTRAARLLDRAAKEFLSEHGLEAWEFDVLATLLRAEDARMCMKDLSAAAMVSPGALTNRIDHLLDRGLVDRWPAPGNRRMTFVGLTDEGRRVADDVLGRHAAHETRLLSGLPAGERDTLAALLRKLLLSLGDTPAPSCAAEDPSEGVTGRVTRGSATR; translated from the coding sequence ATGGACGAGCCGATCGACGCGGTCGACGAGATCATCGGCCAGTGGGCGCGGGCGCGGCCCGGCGTCGACGTCTCCCCCACGGGCGTGATCGGCCGCGTCACGCGCGCCGCGCGGCTGCTGGACCGGGCCGCCAAGGAGTTCCTGTCCGAGCACGGGCTGGAGGCGTGGGAGTTCGACGTGCTCGCCACGCTCCTGCGCGCCGAGGACGCCCGCATGTGCATGAAGGACCTCTCGGCCGCCGCCATGGTGAGCCCGGGCGCGCTCACCAACCGCATCGACCACCTGCTCGACCGCGGGCTCGTCGACCGGTGGCCCGCCCCCGGCAACCGGCGGATGACGTTCGTCGGGCTCACGGACGAGGGCAGGCGCGTGGCGGACGACGTTCTCGGACGGCACGCGGCCCACGAGACCCGCCTGCTGTCCGGGCTCCCCGCCGGCGAGCGTGACACCCTGGCCGCTCTGCTCCGCAAGCTCCTGCTGTCCCTGGGCGACACCCCCGCCCCCTCCTGCGCCGCCGAGGACCCCTCCGAGGGCGTCACGGGCCGCGTCACGAGGGGTTCCGCGACGCGATAA
- a CDS encoding NAD-dependent epimerase/dehydratase family protein, whose product MRVLVIGATGYIGAAVVERLAAGGHEVTAYVRPAADGARRVPAAAGERYGDLSDPATLRAALESGDGFDAVVHAGQLTGDRETDLAVAGVPAAAGVRMVYLSGVWVLGAVDGGDEDSPARPIPLVAYRDEVERVVLGGGGSVVRPGVVHGRGAGILVLLRDLAAERGAGVYVSAGGAAPTWPFVHVDDLAELVAAVVERGRAVVYHGVGEEAVPLTDVAEAAARAAGVKEAAEPWPVEEAAQALGTGFAEALALGQRVGAPRTRRELGWAPSRPGVVAELIEGSYA is encoded by the coding sequence ATGCGGGTTCTGGTGATCGGCGCGACCGGGTACATCGGGGCGGCCGTGGTGGAGCGGCTGGCCGCGGGGGGTCACGAGGTGACGGCGTACGTACGCCCGGCGGCCGACGGCGCGCGGCGGGTGCCGGCGGCGGCAGGCGAGCGGTACGGCGACCTGTCGGACCCGGCGACGCTACGGGCCGCACTCGAGTCCGGGGACGGGTTCGACGCCGTCGTGCACGCCGGGCAGCTCACCGGCGACCGTGAGACCGACCTCGCCGTGGCCGGGGTCCCGGCCGCCGCCGGGGTACGGATGGTCTACCTCAGCGGCGTCTGGGTGCTCGGCGCGGTCGACGGGGGCGACGAGGACAGTCCGGCCCGGCCGATTCCGCTCGTGGCGTACCGGGACGAGGTGGAGCGGGTGGTGCTCGGCGGCGGCGGCTCCGTCGTACGGCCCGGCGTGGTGCACGGCCGGGGCGCGGGCATCCTGGTGCTCCTTCGGGACCTGGCCGCCGAGCGCGGCGCCGGCGTGTACGTCTCGGCCGGCGGCGCGGCGCCCACCTGGCCGTTCGTGCACGTGGACGACCTGGCCGAGCTCGTCGCGGCGGTCGTGGAGCGCGGCCGGGCGGTCGTCTACCACGGCGTGGGCGAGGAGGCCGTGCCGCTCACGGACGTGGCCGAGGCGGCGGCCCGCGCGGCCGGCGTCAAGGAGGCCGCGGAGCCCTGGCCGGTGGAGGAGGCGGCGCAGGCGCTCGGGACGGGGTTCGCCGAGGCCCTGGCGCTCGGCCAGCGGGTCGGCGCCCCGCGCACCCGCCGGGAGCTCGGCTGGGCCCCGAGCCGGCCGGGGGTCGTCGCCGAGCTCATCGAGGGCTCGTACGCCTGA
- the groES gene encoding co-chaperone GroES, translating into MTTATKVPVKPLGDRIVVQPLEAEQTTASGLVIPDTAKEKPQEGRVLAVGPGNWDEDGEKRIPLDVSEGDIVLYSKYGGTEVKYNGEEYLVLSARDVLAIIEK; encoded by the coding sequence GTGACGACCGCCACCAAGGTTCCCGTTAAGCCGCTCGGCGACCGCATTGTGGTTCAGCCGCTTGAGGCCGAGCAGACCACGGCTTCCGGCCTGGTCATCCCGGACACCGCCAAGGAGAAGCCGCAGGAGGGCCGAGTGCTCGCGGTGGGTCCGGGCAACTGGGACGAGGACGGCGAGAAGCGCATTCCGCTCGACGTCTCCGAGGGCGACATCGTCCTCTACAGCAAGTACGGCGGCACCGAGGTCAAGTACAACGGCGAGGAGTACCTCGTGCTCTCCGCCCGCGACGTTCTCGCGATCATCGAGAAGTAG
- the groL gene encoding chaperonin GroEL (60 kDa chaperone family; promotes refolding of misfolded polypeptides especially under stressful conditions; forms two stacked rings of heptamers to form a barrel-shaped 14mer; ends can be capped by GroES; misfolded proteins enter the barrel where they are refolded when GroES binds) — protein sequence MAKILEFDENARRALERGVNALADAVKVTLGPRGRNVVIDKKFGAPTITNDGVTIAREIELEERYENLGAQLAKEVATKTNDIAGDGTTTATVLAQAMVREGLRNVAAGASPLSLKRGIDKAAKAVSDKLLDSAREVGDKNEIANVATISAQDAKIGELIAEAFDKVGKDGVLTVEESNAMGMELEFTEGMQFDKGYLSAYMVTDPERMEAVLEDAYILLTQGKVSSIADFLPLLEKIAQTKKPLLVVAEDVEGEALAVLVTNKIRGTFTSVAVKAPGFGDRRKAMLQDMAILTGGQVVSEEVGLKLEHVGLEVLGTARRVVVTKDTTTIVDGAGDAQAIEDRVKEIKLAIEQSDSDWDREKLQERLAKLAGGVCVLRVGAATEVELKEKKHRLEDAISATRAAIEEGIVSGGGSALIHVSKDLDDLGLVGDEATGVGIVRRSLVEPARWIAENAGLEGYVVTHKIAELSAGHGLNAATGEYGDLIGQGVIDPVKVTRSAVQNAASIAGMLLTTEALVVDKPEEEAPAAGQGHGHGHGH from the coding sequence ATGGCGAAGATCCTGGAGTTCGACGAGAACGCGCGGCGCGCGCTGGAGCGCGGCGTCAACGCTCTCGCGGACGCCGTGAAGGTTACCCTCGGCCCGCGGGGCCGCAACGTCGTCATCGACAAGAAGTTCGGTGCGCCGACGATCACGAACGACGGTGTGACCATCGCTCGTGAGATCGAGCTGGAGGAGCGCTACGAGAACCTCGGCGCCCAGCTCGCCAAGGAAGTGGCCACCAAGACCAACGACATCGCGGGTGACGGCACCACCACCGCGACCGTCCTGGCCCAGGCCATGGTCCGCGAGGGCCTGCGCAACGTCGCCGCCGGCGCGTCGCCGCTGTCGCTGAAGCGCGGCATCGACAAGGCCGCCAAGGCGGTCAGTGACAAGCTGCTCGACAGCGCCCGCGAGGTCGGCGACAAGAACGAGATCGCCAACGTCGCCACCATCTCCGCCCAGGACGCCAAGATCGGCGAGCTGATCGCCGAGGCGTTCGACAAGGTGGGCAAGGACGGTGTCCTCACCGTCGAAGAGTCCAACGCCATGGGCATGGAGCTCGAGTTCACCGAGGGCATGCAGTTCGACAAGGGCTACCTGTCGGCCTACATGGTGACCGACCCCGAGCGCATGGAGGCCGTCCTGGAGGACGCCTACATCCTGCTCACCCAGGGCAAGGTCTCCTCCATCGCGGACTTCCTGCCGCTGCTGGAGAAGATCGCCCAGACCAAGAAGCCGCTGCTCGTGGTCGCCGAGGACGTCGAGGGCGAGGCCCTGGCCGTCCTGGTCACCAACAAGATCCGCGGCACCTTCACCTCCGTCGCCGTCAAGGCCCCCGGCTTCGGCGACCGCCGCAAGGCGATGCTGCAGGACATGGCCATCCTCACCGGCGGCCAGGTCGTCAGCGAGGAGGTCGGCCTCAAGCTGGAGCACGTCGGCCTGGAGGTGCTCGGCACCGCCCGCCGCGTCGTGGTGACCAAGGACACCACGACCATCGTCGACGGCGCCGGCGACGCGCAGGCCATCGAGGACCGCGTCAAGGAGATCAAGCTCGCCATCGAGCAGTCCGACTCCGACTGGGACCGCGAGAAGCTGCAGGAGCGCCTGGCCAAGCTCGCCGGCGGCGTGTGCGTGCTGCGCGTCGGCGCGGCCACCGAGGTCGAGCTCAAGGAGAAGAAGCACCGCCTGGAGGACGCGATCTCCGCGACCCGCGCGGCGATCGAGGAGGGCATCGTCTCCGGCGGTGGCTCCGCGCTCATCCACGTCTCCAAGGACCTCGACGACCTCGGCCTGGTCGGCGACGAGGCCACGGGCGTCGGCATCGTCCGCCGTTCGCTGGTCGAGCCGGCCCGCTGGATCGCCGAGAACGCCGGTCTTGAGGGCTACGTCGTCACGCACAAGATCGCCGAGCTGTCCGCGGGCCACGGCCTCAACGCCGCGACCGGCGAGTACGGCGACCTGATCGGCCAGGGCGTCATCGACCCGGTCAAGGTCACCCGTTCGGCCGTCCAGAACGCCGCCTCGATCGCGGGCATGCTGCTCACCACCGAGGCCCTCGTCGTGGACAAGCCCGAGGAGGAGGCTCCGGCCGCCGGCCAGGGTCACGGTCACGGCCACGGCCACTGA